From the Pseudomonadota bacterium genome, the window CGAGGCGTACGCGCGGCGCGACCCCGCGGCCGAGGTCGCGGTCCACGACCTCGCCGCCATGCGGCTCCCGGCGCTGGACGCCGCCACGCTCGAGGCCAAGTACGCGATCATGCACGGCTCCGCGCCCTCTGCCGATGCGCAGCGCCTGTGGCGCGGCGTGGAGTCGCTGATCGGGGAGTTCCTCGCGGCCGAGAAATACGTCTTCGCGGTGCCGATGTGGAACTTCGGCATACCCTACGCGCTCAAGCACTATCTCGACGTCGTCATCCAGCCCGGCTACACCTTCTCGTTCTCGCCGGAGAAAGGCTACGCCGGCCTCGCCGGCGGCCGGCCCGCGTTTATCTCCTACGCCAGCGGCGGCGAGTACGAGCCCGGCACAGGCGGCGAGGCGCTCGACCACTGCCGCAGCTACATGAAGCTCGCGCTCTCGTTCATCGGCATAACGGACGTGCGCCACGTCGCGGTCGAGCCCACGATGCAGAGGGGCGAGGACGAGGCGGCGCGCCGCCGGGATGCGGCGATCGAGCGGGCGCTGGCCATGGCCGACGGCTTCTGACCACGACCAGTAACAAGCTGATAGTTTCTGGTAGGTGAGGTGAGGGAATGAGAAACTTCGCGCGACCCAGGCTGTTCGCCAGCCGCTGCCTCGGCTTCGAGGCGTGCCGCTGGAACGGCGTCACCATCCCCGACAGGTTCGTCGAGTCGCTTGCGCCGCACGTCGATTTCGTCACCAGCTGCCCCGAGGTCGAGGTCGGCCTCGGCGTGCCGCGCGATCCCATCAGGATCGTCGCCTCGGGCGCCGATCGCAGGCTCGTGCAGCCGGCCACCGGCCGCGACGTCTCCGAAGTGATGCGCGCCTGCGTCGCCCGCATCCTCGACTCGCTCCCCGACGTCGACGGCTTCCTGCTCAAGAGCCGCTCCCCCTCGTGCGGCCTGCGCGACGTGCGCCTCTACCCGCGCGAGGGCAAGGTCGCGGCGGTCACCTCGAAGGGGCAGGGGTTCTTCGGCGGCGAGGTGCTCGCGCGCTTCCCGCACAAGGCGGTCGAGGACGAGGCGCGCATCATGGACTTTCGCATCAGGGAGAACTTCCTCACCAAGC encodes:
- a CDS encoding NAD(P)H-dependent oxidoreductase, coding for MGRILYVKGSPRGERSHSLAVADRFLEAYARRDPAAEVAVHDLAAMRLPALDAATLEAKYAIMHGSAPSADAQRLWRGVESLIGEFLAAEKYVFAVPMWNFGIPYALKHYLDVVIQPGYTFSFSPEKGYAGLAGGRPAFISYASGGEYEPGTGGEALDHCRSYMKLALSFIGITDVRHVAVEPTMQRGEDEAARRRDAAIERALAMADGF
- a CDS encoding DUF1722 domain-containing protein; translation: MRNFARPRLFASRCLGFEACRWNGVTIPDRFVESLAPHVDFVTSCPEVEVGLGVPRDPIRIVASGADRRLVQPATGRDVSEVMRACVARILDSLPDVDGFLLKSRSPSCGLRDVRLYPREGKVAAVTSKGQGFFGGEVLARFPHKAVEDEARIMDFRIRENFLTKLFAIADFRTVRASGAMRDLVDFHSRNKYMLMAYSQRQLSVLGNIVANAERAAPAEVIARYAAELCKGCERSPRYTSNINALMHAFGHLSKGLGGGERAYFLETLEAYRKSRVPLSVPLSILRSFVVRFGDSYLMAQTFFEPFPEDLVTVTDSGKGRERR